Genomic window (Melioribacteraceae bacterium):
GTTCCAAATTGTTTTGTCTTAGCTCCGCTAATTAATGTATAATCTTCCATCGAATTAAAAAGATGAAAATGTAAACTCAATTTTAATTTTGACAATGGAGATAACCCGCCTTTAATTACTAAATCTGAAATTCCAAAACCGTAGGCATCATTCGGAAAACTCGTAAAATAATCCATGTATCCAAAAAATTTATGACCGGTACCATAAAGTGACGCGTATGACTTGAATGTATTATCCGCAATATTATCGTCTCCGCTTGCGATATCAAGCTGACCGCCAATGTACGGTTTGAGAGGTGTATCAAATGTATATCCCGCGTTAAACGAAAAAGTGTAAGCCTCAATATCCTGTTTTCTATTGGATGAAATAAATGATCCCGTCTGATATCCAAAATCAATCTCGTGAGTAAATTGACCCAATTCACCCATTATGTAAAATCCCAAAGTAGTTCTTTTTAAAGCATTAGATTTTACCGAGTTTTGAATTATAACAAATGGCTGAATTTTATAACTTTTAACTAACATCAAATCAACAAATGCTCCATATACATTCTGATCTAATGTATCACCCAATCTTCCCCTTTCAAATTCTCTAGTTCCAATAAAATCGATTTTATATTTCTCTCCTTTTAATGAAAGAATAGCGCCATCGAATGATCGACCAACATTATTCCAATTAACGGATCCAATAAAACGTTCCGAACCATATGCCATTTCAAATCGTCCGGCTTTTATGTCAAAAGGCAGATCAAACAAATTATCTATTTTTAAATATGCTTGGTGAAGATCGAGATTTTTCATATTAGTAGTTGTTGATGTCTCTTCCCCAAAAATTCTGGAATCCTGAATTTGAATAAATCCGCTTGTATTAGCCGTCGGGAGAAGGGATACTCCAAACCTCGTTCTGAGTGCAGTAAATGTATTTGATTCAGTTGTAGATTTGAAATCCTTATTATCAACTTCAAATCGTGGTCTTATTTGACCATTAAATTTAACTCGCTCTTGAGCCTGAACAATAGAAAAAACCAGAACAAGTATTAGCATCAACCTTTTCATTAAATCTCCAATTTAGTGTTTTATATTATCGAAGAAACCAATAATTAATTAATACACTTTCAGTGATCCCTGTCTTTCCTTAGCTTTTTTATCCCACTCAACAACTGTACTTTTTAGTAATTCAGCCTTATCTTTTTTAAGTTCATCCATATTTAGCCCAATTAATTTTTGAGCTTTTTCCTTTGTTGAAAAATCCGGGAGAGCAACAGGATAACCGGCACCAACTTTAATTAATACCGCGGCTAATACTTTTCTAGCCTCTTCCGATTTATGCAATGCAGTACCTAAAACTCGAAGCGCCTCAACCGGAGCGTGAAATCCCAAACCATTCGCTGCGGCTACCCAATCCCAACGCCATTGCGCGTGTCTAATAAGTGTTAATGCTTCTTTCATTTGAGATTCTGTAGCACCTTTTTCCCATGCAATTTTTGCTTCAAGATGTGCCGAAGCAATAGATTTTTCTGCCATTCTTCTCAATTCTTCGATGCTATCCTGTCTGTCGTAAATATCTCTCATTAAATTTTCGGTCTTTTCCCTGTGGCAAACCTGACAAGAATTGTTTGTATTATTCAAAGGGCTCTGTATGTGATGGTCTGTAAATTTAACTCCACCTTCAGTTTTATATGGCATATGGCAATCGGCACAGCTCACACCTCTTTTAGCATGTATTCCAGTCATAAATAATTCATAGTCGGGATGCTGAGCTTTAATCATTGGCGCTCTACTCAGTGAATGTGTCCAATCAGAAAATTCAATCTCATCATAATATTTTTCCATTTGATCTGCGCTAAACCCTTTATCCCAGGGAAAAGTTAAGTACTGAGCCCCTTCATGTTTTTTCTTGTCGAAATAATATTCAACATGGCATTGAGCACATACTAATGATCTCATTTCATTGTGAGTAAAATCTGAAATCTTTTTCCCCTGTCTTTCAAAAGCTTCAATTAGTGCAGGTCGAGTAATTCTTAAATTCATAGTTTTAGGATCGTGGCAATCTTGACATCCAATTGGATTTACATGTTCATGACCTTTATCAATCCATTTTCCTTTATAATAGTTTACCACTCCTTCGCCAGCCATAACGCGAGGAACATCTGTGCTTTTACAAGTCCAACAAGTTGCAGGTAGTGGTGAATTTACCTTACCGCCTGTTCTCAGAGTATTTCTAATATCTCTAATTGCGTGACCGTGCCCTCTTCCTTGATTATAATCTTTTGAGAATGGATATCCGCCCCACATTATAACAAGTTCAGGATATCTTTCAAGATAATCGATCATTGCCGAGCCGCCATGTTTACTGGCGAAATTAGTATCTAGTGTGCTCAGGTAGGTTTCGTACTGGCGAGGATAATTTTCTCCCCAAATTTCATTACGCGGTTCCCACTCGGCAATCGGTTTTACAGCTTGAAGAGTAAATGATTCTCCTCTTCTTTCAATAATTGATGAAGCAAATAAACCTATAAAAAATACCACCACTACAGTTCCAATGAATAAAACCCAATTAAGCCATGGTTTCTTTTTTGTTAATTCTTGAATGTAGCTCATGATTTCTCCTGAAAATTAATTTTTACTTTTTTCTTCCATTAAATATTTGATTAACCATTCGGGAGCCGCCGGTTTTAATTGCGGTACATCGGCATATGGTGTTGAGGATAAACTATTTACTCTGCCATGCGGAGTTTCTCTATGACATTCCCAGCAAAATCTGCCTGTCTGGTCTGCAACGTTTCTGTTATTTATTGAGCGAAGTGCTATTGGATGAATACTATTAGAATGACAACGGATGCAGTTTGCCTGAACTGCCAATTTCCCCGCTTCCTTTATTTGAATTACCTGTGGTTCCCAGCGCATTGTAAAATATGTGGCGTGGCGCAAGCCATCGTTAGCTTTGAACCAGTATTTATTTACAAAATTATCTTGAGGCACATGGCAATCATTACACGTTGCTACTCTGCCATGACTTCCTTTCTGCCAAGTAGCATATTGTGGATTCATCACATGACAATTAACGCAGGTTTGTGGGTCGTCCGACAAATAAGATGCCGCATTGGAAATGTAAATAATGAAGAAGCCAAGTCCAACAATTATTGCTAATAAAAAGAGGACGGGAGCATTCCATCTTGGTGGTGGTGATATTGCTTTCAAGAGCGCAACAATTCCTTTTGTAAAATTCATTGTTCACCTTAATTCTTTTTTTTCGTTGATTCATTTAACTCTTTTATGTCTGCCGTACTCGTGGGATGACCGATTGAATCTTTCTTTTTGTGAATTTCGAAGTACTCCTCTCTTGAGATGTGATTTTGCCAGTTCCCTGTAATCATGCCTAAACCGGTTATTGCAATAAACAAAGTAATTATTCCAAATACAATCAAATTTTTTGATACTTTTTGTTTAGAGAACGAATCTCTCACTTCTAATGTATCTGCCACCGGGCAGGCATCTACACAACTTAAACAAGAAGTACATTCATCCGATCGAACAGTCAATACTTTATCTACTTTGATAAAGGAGGGACATGCTTTTGCGCACAATCCACAATCAATACAACTAATCGGATTTCTTTTTATTTTGTTAGGACTTGCGAGCGAGAGTAATCCAAGCAGAGCTCCATAAGGACATAAATATCTGCACCAGAAATTTCTAATTAGGATTGATAAGAAAAACAAGATGCCAATAACAATTAAACTTGTTTGAGAAATGTTGGCGAAGAAATAGTACATCTTTACATCAGAGATAATATTGTAGGAATCGTTCAAGAAATACTCCAGCGCTAGTACAGACATCGAGAATATTGCATAGGCAAAAAATCCAAGAAGCAAATACTTTAACGAGCGTAGCGGATAATCTATCAATCTGTGGAGTTTTACTCTTCTTTTGAAAAGTTTTTTCCAAACTTTTTCACCAAAGTCACCAATCATTTCGGATAAAAAACCAACAGGACAAAACCAGCTACAAAATGATTTGCCGAATACAAAAGAAATACCAATTATCGCTAAAAAAATAAAAAAACCGGCTGGATGAACATTGTGGATTGTTCCTGTGAGGAAAAAATAGTAAACACTCATTAATGCGCTAATTGGTAAAAACCCCTCTACTCCGGGAGGTCTGTATGAACTTCCTGTCGCTCCTTCAGTTTCTAAAAATTGAATAAATGAGTGAAACTCAATTCCAATCCATATGCACAAAAGTGAAAACGTTATTTGAATCCCAAATCTTATCTTTTGTAATGATTTCTCACTGTTTTTAACATATTTACCCATTTCCAAGCTGCCTTTCCGGTACAGATGTGCTGTTGCATTATTTTTATAAATTAACTAATTTAATATCAGAAAATATATTCTGATTTACAAAAGGAAAAATATGCTTAGAAAAATAATTCAAATAGATGAAGATAAGTGCGATGGTTGTGGCGATTGCGTCCCCGAATGTCACGAAGGAGCCCTTCAAATTATTGATGGAAAAGTTCGCTTGATCAGTGATCTGTTTTGTGATGGACTGGGTGCATGTATCGGACATTGTCCAAATGGAGCATTAGCTGTAATTGAACGGGAAGCGGAACCCTATGATGAAAAAAAAGTAATGGACTATATAGTAAAAGGGGGAGAAAATGTAATTAAGGCCCACCTTAGTCATTTAAAAGAACATAAAGAATTTGCATTTCTCGCTCAAGCTCTAGATTATTTAAATGACAATGGAATTAATATCCCCCAAATTGATGTTGTAGAAAACAAACCATCTGGTGGTTGTTCAGGATCGCAAGCTAGGTCATTTGAATCTCCAAATAATATTGAAGAAGTAGGAATCAGAAGATCTCACTTAACACAGTGGCCAATTCAGATGCACCTTGTATCGCCAAATTCTGCATATTACCGCAACTCCGATTTGCTACTCGCAGCCGATTGCTGTGCTTTTTCTTATGGAGATTTTCATAAAGATTTCATTAATGGAAAATCATTAGCAATAGCATGTCCCAAGCTTGATAGTAATAAGGAAGTTTATTTGAATAAGCTGATAGCAATGATTGATGAAGCCAATATCAATTCTATTCACGTAGTCATTATGCAGGTTCCCTGTTGTGGCGGACTTGTACAACTTGCCCAGCAGGCAGCTGAATCTGCTAATCGCAGAGTTCCTCTTTTGGTAACAATAATTGGTGTTCAAGGGGAAATACTTAAGCAAGTTGATTTGTAAATATTAATCCTGAGGGAGAAGTTAGGCAGAACATAAACTTGAATTAGAGTTTTGAGGTAGCCCATTATTACTTCTTGGATCGATATCTTTTCATGTCTATAACCTATAACTACATGGTGTGAGTCTCACAAAACCCTGCTCCTACTAATGAATAATTCAAATGAAAGCTTAAATCGGACATGCCGATTTTTTTACTTGACAAGACAGCGAGTCTTCTTTAATTTGTAATCAGACATTATATTCTGTTTGTGTGGCGCTTAAAGTTAAAAGGAAAATCAAATTATTATATTA
Coding sequences:
- a CDS encoding alginate export family protein, which codes for MKRLMLILVLVFSIVQAQERVKFNGQIRPRFEVDNKDFKSTTESNTFTALRTRFGVSLLPTANTSGFIQIQDSRIFGEETSTTTNMKNLDLHQAYLKIDNLFDLPFDIKAGRFEMAYGSERFIGSVNWNNVGRSFDGAILSLKGEKYKIDFIGTREFERGRLGDTLDQNVYGAFVDLMLVKSYKIQPFVIIQNSVKSNALKRTTLGFYIMGELGQFTHEIDFGYQTGSFISSNRKQDIEAYTFSFNAGYTFDTPLKPYIGGQLDIASGDDNIADNTFKSYASLYGTGHKFFGYMDYFTSFPNDAYGFGISDLVIKGGLSPLSKLKLSLHFHLFNSMEDYTLISGAKTKQFGTEIDLVANYKYNEVVTFEGGFSMFSPGDIFKERRGKDSSSWGYFMAIVSF
- the nrfA gene encoding ammonia-forming cytochrome c nitrite reductase encodes the protein MSYIQELTKKKPWLNWVLFIGTVVVVFFIGLFASSIIERRGESFTLQAVKPIAEWEPRNEIWGENYPRQYETYLSTLDTNFASKHGGSAMIDYLERYPELVIMWGGYPFSKDYNQGRGHGHAIRDIRNTLRTGGKVNSPLPATCWTCKSTDVPRVMAGEGVVNYYKGKWIDKGHEHVNPIGCQDCHDPKTMNLRITRPALIEAFERQGKKISDFTHNEMRSLVCAQCHVEYYFDKKKHEGAQYLTFPWDKGFSADQMEKYYDEIEFSDWTHSLSRAPMIKAQHPDYELFMTGIHAKRGVSCADCHMPYKTEGGVKFTDHHIQSPLNNTNNSCQVCHREKTENLMRDIYDRQDSIEELRRMAEKSIASAHLEAKIAWEKGATESQMKEALTLIRHAQWRWDWVAAANGLGFHAPVEALRVLGTALHKSEEARKVLAAVLIKVGAGYPVALPDFSTKEKAQKLIGLNMDELKKDKAELLKSTVVEWDKKAKERQGSLKVY
- the nrfH gene encoding cytochrome c nitrite reductase small subunit, which gives rise to MNFTKGIVALLKAISPPPRWNAPVLFLLAIIVGLGFFIIYISNAASYLSDDPQTCVNCHVMNPQYATWQKGSHGRVATCNDCHVPQDNFVNKYWFKANDGLRHATYFTMRWEPQVIQIKEAGKLAVQANCIRCHSNSIHPIALRSINNRNVADQTGRFCWECHRETPHGRVNSLSSTPYADVPQLKPAAPEWLIKYLMEEKSKN
- a CDS encoding 4Fe-4S binding protein, producing MGKYVKNSEKSLQKIRFGIQITFSLLCIWIGIEFHSFIQFLETEGATGSSYRPPGVEGFLPISALMSVYYFFLTGTIHNVHPAGFFIFLAIIGISFVFGKSFCSWFCPVGFLSEMIGDFGEKVWKKLFKRRVKLHRLIDYPLRSLKYLLLGFFAYAIFSMSVLALEYFLNDSYNIISDVKMYYFFANISQTSLIVIGILFFLSILIRNFWCRYLCPYGALLGLLSLASPNKIKRNPISCIDCGLCAKACPSFIKVDKVLTVRSDECTSCLSCVDACPVADTLEVRDSFSKQKVSKNLIVFGIITLFIAITGLGMITGNWQNHISREEYFEIHKKKDSIGHPTSTADIKELNESTKKKN
- a CDS encoding 4Fe-4S binding protein, translating into MLRKIIQIDEDKCDGCGDCVPECHEGALQIIDGKVRLISDLFCDGLGACIGHCPNGALAVIEREAEPYDEKKVMDYIVKGGENVIKAHLSHLKEHKEFAFLAQALDYLNDNGINIPQIDVVENKPSGGCSGSQARSFESPNNIEEVGIRRSHLTQWPIQMHLVSPNSAYYRNSDLLLAADCCAFSYGDFHKDFINGKSLAIACPKLDSNKEVYLNKLIAMIDEANINSIHVVIMQVPCCGGLVQLAQQAAESANRRVPLLVTIIGVQGEILKQVDL